One segment of Thermococcus sp. AM4 DNA contains the following:
- a CDS encoding S-methyl-5'-thioadenosine phosphorylase: protein MPRIGIIGGSGVYGVFEPKETLKVHTPYGRPSAPVEIGEIGGVEVAFIPRHGKHHEFPPHEVPYRANIWALKELGVERVIGVTAVGSLREEYKPGDIVITDQFIDFTKKRDYTFYNGPKVAHVSMADPFCPEMRKIFYETAKELGFPVHEKGTYVCIEGPRFSTRAESFMFRQYAHIIGMTLVPEINLARELGMCYVNIATVTDYDVWADKPVDAQEVLKVMAENNYKVQELLKKGIPRIPEERKCGCADVLKTMFV from the coding sequence ATGCCGAGGATAGGCATCATAGGCGGTTCCGGGGTTTACGGCGTCTTCGAGCCGAAGGAAACTCTAAAGGTTCACACACCCTACGGCAGGCCCTCTGCTCCTGTGGAAATCGGCGAAATAGGGGGCGTCGAGGTGGCATTCATACCGAGGCACGGCAAGCACCACGAGTTCCCGCCCCATGAGGTTCCATACCGCGCGAACATCTGGGCGCTCAAGGAGCTGGGAGTCGAGAGGGTCATAGGAGTTACAGCAGTTGGCTCGCTCCGCGAGGAGTATAAGCCGGGCGACATAGTGATAACCGACCAGTTCATTGACTTCACCAAAAAGAGGGACTACACCTTCTACAACGGACCTAAAGTGGCCCACGTTTCGATGGCCGACCCCTTCTGCCCCGAGATGAGGAAAATCTTCTACGAGACGGCAAAAGAGCTAGGCTTCCCGGTCCACGAGAAGGGCACATACGTCTGCATCGAAGGCCCGAGGTTCTCAACGCGCGCCGAGAGCTTCATGTTCAGGCAGTACGCCCACATCATCGGAATGACGCTCGTTCCCGAGATAAACCTGGCCAGGGAGCTCGGAATGTGCTACGTGAACATCGCAACGGTCACCGACTACGACGTCTGGGCCGACAAGCCGGTGGATGCCCAGGAGGTCCTAAAGGTCATGGCCGAGAACAACTACAAGGTTCAGGAGCTTCTCAAGAAGGGCATCCCGAGGATTCCAGAAGAGAGGAAGTGCGGCTGCGCCGATGTCCTGAAGACGATGTTTGTTTGA
- a CDS encoding thermonuclease family protein, whose translation MRKALAIAPVVFFLLISGFVSAYEFQAYGYVTKVVDGDTVWFHSYYGYRAGETFKVRFADVNAPELYTAEGKESKAALEWLFDAYGRHVYLDVDDVYETDHYGRVVAVVYLPFWDYGYALNVNEWLVESGCASVWNHYNEFNPYSWSLWVPI comes from the coding sequence GTGAGGAAAGCCCTTGCGATTGCTCCGGTGGTGTTCTTTCTCCTGATTTCGGGATTTGTCTCTGCCTACGAGTTTCAGGCCTACGGCTACGTAACAAAGGTGGTAGATGGAGACACCGTTTGGTTCCACTCATACTACGGTTACAGGGCCGGAGAAACCTTCAAGGTTCGCTTCGCCGACGTAAACGCTCCCGAACTCTACACGGCGGAAGGTAAGGAGTCTAAGGCTGCCCTTGAGTGGCTCTTCGATGCATATGGACGTCACGTTTACCTCGACGTCGATGACGTTTACGAAACTGACCACTACGGCAGGGTCGTCGCGGTCGTTTACCTCCCATTCTGGGATTACGGCTACGCCCTCAACGTCAACGAATGGCTGGTGGAGAGCGGCTGCGCGAGCGTTTGGAACCATTACAACGAGTTTAACCCCTATTCATGGAGCCTCTGGGTTCCTATTTGA
- a CDS encoding CGP-CTERM sorting domain-containing protein, which yields MRKIAIFVVLVAILVVSASYASAADHPLKKGDWMKYKIYVHVKGKTQDTQTEISGTIYVKYKVTEVDEDGFTLEVVDVSGDIDKLRESNFGDWEDLTKGSTLHLYWDEDPEKGNVYADPNQLPKDGKVDLSEEGITATAYYDTKTGILKKLSANGKLEFGGASVEITFKAELVDSSVIKSSSGLCGPALIVGLTPLILAAKRRK from the coding sequence ATGAGAAAGATTGCAATTTTTGTAGTTTTGGTGGCTATTCTTGTTGTCAGTGCAAGCTATGCAAGCGCCGCAGACCATCCACTGAAGAAAGGGGACTGGATGAAGTACAAGATATACGTTCATGTCAAGGGGAAAACCCAGGATACACAGACCGAGATCTCTGGAACGATTTACGTAAAGTACAAGGTAACCGAGGTGGACGAGGACGGGTTTACCCTTGAAGTTGTGGATGTGAGCGGGGACATAGATAAACTACGGGAAAGCAATTTCGGGGACTGGGAAGACCTAACAAAGGGAAGCACTCTCCACCTCTACTGGGACGAAGACCCTGAAAAAGGCAACGTTTATGCCGATCCGAATCAGCTTCCGAAGGATGGAAAGGTGGACCTCAGTGAGGAGGGCATAACAGCTACCGCATACTACGATACTAAGACTGGAATATTGAAAAAGCTCTCCGCCAACGGGAAGCTTGAATTCGGGGGAGCATCGGTTGAGATAACGTTTAAGGCGGAGCTAGTCGATTCAAGCGTGATAAAGTCATCAAGTGGCCTCTGTGGACCTGCCCTCATCGTTGGACTCACCCCCCTAATCCTCGCGGCAAAAAGACGAAAGTAA
- a CDS encoding amidohydrolase family protein, protein MSVLIRNGYVVYGENLEVIKADVLIEGNRIVEVKRGIKESADTVIDATGKVVSPGFINLHTHSPMGLFRGLADDLPLMEWLEKHIWPREAKLTRDHIKVGAYLGALEMIKTGTTTFLDMYFQMDAVAEATLEAGLRGYLSYGMIDLGDPDRTEKEIKEALREMKAIEGLNSDRVHFVFGPHAPYTCSLALLKEVRKLADEHGKLITIHVAETMAELGKIQERYGKSPVVLLEDIGFFGSDVIIAHGVWLDSRDIAILARNGVTVAHNPASNMKLASGVMPLQRLLNAGVNVGLGTDGSASNNNLDMVEEMKLAALLHKVHNLDPTVADARTVFRMATQNGAKALRLNAGVIKPGYLADIVIFDFNRPHLRPINDVVSHIVYSANGNDVETTIVDGRILMLDREVLTLDEEKIFQRVEEAVESLS, encoded by the coding sequence ATGAGCGTTCTCATCAGGAACGGTTACGTGGTTTACGGTGAAAACCTTGAAGTTATCAAAGCGGACGTTCTAATCGAGGGCAACAGAATAGTTGAGGTAAAGAGGGGAATCAAAGAGAGCGCGGATACGGTAATAGACGCCACCGGAAAGGTAGTTTCTCCCGGCTTCATTAACCTGCACACCCACTCTCCGATGGGCCTTTTCCGCGGCCTCGCCGACGATCTGCCGCTGATGGAGTGGCTGGAGAAGCACATCTGGCCGAGGGAAGCCAAACTAACGCGCGACCACATCAAGGTCGGCGCTTACCTTGGAGCGCTCGAGATGATTAAGACCGGCACTACCACTTTCCTCGACATGTACTTTCAGATGGACGCCGTTGCAGAGGCAACCCTTGAGGCGGGTCTGAGGGGTTACCTCAGCTACGGCATGATAGACCTCGGCGACCCCGATAGGACGGAGAAGGAGATTAAAGAAGCCCTCCGCGAGATGAAGGCCATTGAGGGCCTCAACTCCGACAGGGTTCACTTCGTCTTCGGGCCTCACGCCCCATACACCTGCTCCTTAGCTCTGCTGAAGGAGGTCAGAAAGCTCGCGGACGAGCACGGGAAGCTGATAACTATTCACGTGGCCGAGACGATGGCCGAGCTCGGCAAGATTCAAGAGCGCTATGGAAAGAGCCCCGTCGTGCTCCTCGAAGACATTGGCTTCTTCGGGAGCGATGTGATAATAGCGCACGGCGTCTGGCTAGACAGCAGAGACATAGCGATTCTCGCGAGGAACGGCGTTACAGTGGCTCATAATCCTGCAAGCAACATGAAGCTCGCCAGCGGTGTGATGCCCCTCCAGAGGCTCCTGAACGCTGGAGTTAACGTCGGCCTCGGAACCGATGGGAGCGCGAGCAACAACAACCTCGACATGGTCGAGGAGATGAAGTTAGCGGCTCTGCTCCACAAGGTCCACAACCTCGACCCTACGGTTGCAGATGCAAGGACGGTTTTCAGGATGGCAACACAGAACGGCGCTAAAGCTCTGCGCCTCAATGCGGGCGTCATAAAGCCCGGCTACCTCGCGGATATAGTCATCTTCGACTTCAACCGGCCCCACCTGAGGCCGATAAACGACGTTGTGAGCCACATCGTTTACTCCGCCAACGGCAACGACGTGGAGACGACGATAGTTGATGGCAGGATTTTAATGCTCGATCGCGAGGTTTTGACGCTCGACGAAGAAAAGATATTCCAGAGGGTGGAGGAGGCCGTTGAGAGCCTCTCCTGA
- a CDS encoding ADP-dependent ribose-1-phosphate kinase, whose product MFDVIGIGNLNYDIIMLVDRFPEFHEKIPAKEAVFGLGGAAGNTITWLAHMGLKTGFIGAVGDDDVGRAHIEYFRRIGVDTGGIKVVDVPSGIAVAIIHGEDKRIVKYLGANEKRELDFDYMKRARHVHLSSNPPRIIREAVEFASENGITVSVDIGEAPLPEDVEEKIDYLLMNEDEYRRKFGSLDPGLSKAKNLIITLNGGGALVRDRKGRVREIRGLSAKVVDSTGAGDSFAAGVIFGALKGWSLEDSAKLGMLLAYLTVQKVGARSAVVPLERIVEKSRELNLNLPFDGNP is encoded by the coding sequence ATGTTCGACGTGATCGGAATAGGGAACCTCAACTACGACATAATAATGCTCGTGGACCGCTTTCCGGAGTTCCATGAGAAGATCCCGGCGAAGGAAGCCGTTTTCGGACTGGGAGGCGCTGCAGGAAACACCATAACGTGGCTCGCCCACATGGGGCTGAAAACGGGCTTCATAGGGGCTGTTGGAGACGATGACGTTGGCAGGGCCCACATCGAGTACTTCAGGAGAATAGGAGTAGACACCGGCGGAATAAAGGTGGTGGACGTTCCCTCGGGCATAGCGGTGGCGATAATTCACGGGGAGGATAAGAGGATCGTGAAGTACCTCGGGGCAAACGAAAAAAGGGAGCTGGACTTCGACTACATGAAGAGGGCAAGGCACGTCCACCTTTCGTCCAATCCCCCCAGGATAATCAGAGAAGCGGTTGAGTTCGCAAGTGAGAACGGGATAACTGTCTCCGTGGACATTGGAGAAGCCCCTCTCCCCGAGGACGTGGAAGAGAAGATAGACTACCTCCTCATGAACGAGGACGAGTACCGGAGGAAGTTCGGCTCGCTCGATCCGGGCCTGTCAAAGGCCAAGAACCTCATAATAACGCTGAACGGCGGCGGGGCCCTCGTGAGGGACCGGAAAGGAAGGGTAAGGGAGATCAGGGGGCTGAGCGCGAAGGTAGTGGACTCAACCGGCGCAGGGGATTCCTTCGCTGCCGGCGTCATCTTCGGAGCGTTGAAGGGGTGGTCGCTTGAGGATTCCGCAAAGCTGGGCATGCTGCTGGCTTACCTGACCGTTCAGAAGGTTGGAGCCAGGAGCGCGGTCGTGCCGCTCGAGAGGATAGTGGAGAAGAGCAGGGAGCTCAATCTGAACCTTCCGTTCGATGGGAACCCTTAA
- a CDS encoding V-type ATP synthase subunit H, whose product MEDVIKRIVDAEKEAEARIEAAKAEAKKIVEKAREEAKLIEEEIIEKAKAEGEELVEKARKEGENEAKKIIEAGEKEIEEMKVKATQNFEKAVSAAVQLVRGS is encoded by the coding sequence ATGGAGGACGTCATCAAGCGCATTGTTGATGCTGAAAAAGAAGCAGAGGCGAGAATTGAAGCGGCAAAGGCGGAGGCAAAGAAAATCGTTGAAAAGGCAAGGGAAGAGGCGAAGCTCATTGAAGAGGAAATCATCGAGAAGGCGAAGGCCGAGGGGGAGGAACTCGTTGAAAAGGCCAGGAAAGAAGGCGAGAATGAGGCAAAGAAGATCATCGAGGCCGGGGAAAAAGAGATCGAGGAGATGAAGGTTAAAGCCACCCAGAACTTCGAAAAGGCCGTTTCTGCCGCAGTACAACTCGTGAGAGGGAGTTGA
- a CDS encoding V-type ATP synthase subunit I has product MFRPAEMLKVELITLERYRDKLLTYLHEAGVVEIREVDVKIAQRDAPNEFYRKAASYAITISRMADFLRAHLPAKGGGIKEFIFPREPEKKEYHYRGIERLIKDTEKFLAEVEPLVKAVEGRISSINTEIERIKADIEILEMLSSFNIDVSYLRHSGTVTVLVGTVDRAKFPALMEELSSALEGRVAVVHRDLKDTVVMALAFLTKDYDKANPVLAKHSFERLEIPKGEGTPSELLKEYRRMLSKKLDELEEARREASEIAEKYYRDVLFYLELVENERNKANALSMLARTNMTFALTGWVPEEEAKKVEEGVREVTNGVVYVSFKKPEKEELEEIPIKLKNPSWARPFEMLTEMYGVPRYDEIDPTPIIAFTYSFFFGFMLTDFMYGLIVGIVAALLVKGHRKFNDGTYKFAYTLLISSFFTMLMGILFGSYFGNAGDVVLQHLTGNPKAQFWRIADPLKQPMFVLMLALAIGLAHLFTGYTIGFIVKWKNGDRKGALLEQLPWMLIILAIVLFAATGSAVLAKPLFGIGIVLFAIGEIVANGGLAALMIISDFFGFVGTWLSYARLMALALATGGIAMVINVLARMVWGIKISVVPLGIIVGLIIFIGGQLFSTAINALGAFVHSLRLQYVEFFGTFYSGDGKPFEPFRARRVFSKLKLESGSE; this is encoded by the coding sequence ATGTTCCGGCCGGCTGAAATGCTCAAGGTTGAGCTGATAACCCTCGAGAGGTACAGGGATAAGCTACTCACGTACCTCCACGAGGCAGGGGTTGTGGAGATCAGGGAAGTCGACGTCAAGATCGCCCAGAGGGACGCTCCCAACGAGTTCTACCGCAAGGCTGCATCCTACGCGATCACGATATCGAGAATGGCCGACTTTCTGAGGGCCCATCTGCCGGCCAAGGGGGGTGGCATTAAGGAGTTCATCTTTCCAAGGGAGCCGGAGAAGAAGGAGTACCACTACCGCGGCATAGAGAGGCTCATAAAGGACACGGAGAAGTTTCTTGCTGAAGTTGAACCCCTCGTCAAGGCCGTTGAGGGCAGGATAAGCTCAATAAACACGGAAATTGAGAGGATCAAGGCCGACATAGAGATCCTTGAAATGCTCTCCTCTTTCAACATCGACGTCTCCTACCTCAGGCACAGCGGAACCGTCACCGTTCTCGTTGGAACCGTTGACCGGGCCAAGTTCCCTGCCCTCATGGAGGAGCTCTCCTCCGCGCTCGAGGGAAGGGTTGCCGTTGTTCACAGGGACCTCAAGGACACCGTTGTAATGGCCCTGGCCTTCCTGACGAAGGACTACGATAAAGCCAACCCGGTTCTCGCGAAGCACTCCTTCGAGAGGCTTGAGATCCCCAAGGGCGAGGGAACTCCCTCCGAACTCCTCAAGGAGTACCGCAGGATGCTCTCCAAGAAGCTCGACGAGCTGGAGGAGGCGCGCAGGGAGGCCAGCGAGATAGCTGAGAAGTACTACCGTGACGTTCTGTTCTACCTCGAACTCGTTGAGAACGAGCGCAACAAGGCCAATGCCCTCAGCATGCTCGCCAGAACCAACATGACCTTCGCCCTGACCGGCTGGGTTCCGGAGGAAGAGGCGAAGAAGGTTGAGGAGGGCGTCAGGGAGGTAACGAACGGGGTCGTCTACGTCTCCTTCAAGAAGCCGGAGAAGGAGGAGCTGGAGGAGATCCCGATCAAGCTCAAGAATCCAAGCTGGGCGAGACCCTTCGAGATGCTCACCGAGATGTACGGCGTTCCGAGGTACGACGAGATAGACCCGACGCCGATAATAGCCTTCACGTACTCGTTCTTCTTCGGCTTCATGCTCACCGACTTCATGTACGGTCTCATCGTCGGCATCGTGGCTGCGCTGCTCGTCAAGGGACACAGGAAGTTCAACGACGGAACCTACAAGTTTGCCTATACCCTGCTGATAAGCTCGTTCTTCACGATGCTCATGGGAATCCTGTTCGGCAGCTACTTCGGCAACGCCGGCGACGTGGTCCTCCAGCACCTCACGGGCAACCCTAAGGCCCAGTTCTGGAGAATAGCAGACCCGCTCAAGCAGCCGATGTTCGTCTTGATGCTAGCGCTGGCGATAGGCCTTGCTCACCTCTTCACGGGCTACACCATAGGCTTCATAGTCAAGTGGAAGAACGGCGACAGGAAGGGTGCTCTGCTGGAACAGCTTCCCTGGATGCTCATAATACTCGCCATAGTCCTCTTTGCGGCAACTGGCAGCGCGGTTCTGGCTAAACCTCTCTTCGGAATCGGCATAGTCCTCTTTGCGATAGGCGAGATAGTGGCCAACGGCGGACTGGCGGCGCTGATGATAATCTCGGACTTCTTCGGCTTCGTGGGAACGTGGCTCAGCTACGCCCGTTTGATGGCCCTGGCACTGGCAACCGGCGGAATAGCGATGGTCATCAACGTTTTGGCAAGAATGGTCTGGGGGATCAAGATAAGCGTCGTCCCGCTTGGAATAATCGTGGGGCTCATAATATTCATCGGGGGCCAGTTGTTCTCGACCGCCATAAACGCCCTCGGTGCCTTCGTTCACTCTCTCCGTCTTCAGTACGTTGAATTTTTCGGGACGTTTTATTCCGGTGATGGAAAGCCCTTCGAGCCCTTCAGGGCAAGGAGGGTATTTTCAAAGCTTAAGCTCGAAAGTGGAAGCGAATGA
- a CDS encoding V-type ATP synthase subunit K (produces ATP from ADP in the presence of a proton gradient across the membrane; the K subunit is a nonenzymatic component which binds the dimeric form by interacting with the G and E subunits) — MDPIVYVSLGAALAAGLAGAASAFGVGIAGAAAAGAVAEDEKNFKNALILEGLPMTQSIYGLITLFLILLSAGIIGGGFKFAQATTDNIVKSAILLGAGLTVGLTGLSAIPQGIIAGASIGAVAKNPKTFTQGIIFAAMAETMAIFGLVGALIMIATGVGLGG, encoded by the coding sequence ATGGATCCGATAGTTTACGTATCCCTCGGAGCCGCCCTCGCGGCGGGACTGGCTGGAGCGGCGTCCGCCTTTGGAGTTGGTATAGCTGGTGCAGCCGCGGCAGGAGCAGTGGCAGAGGACGAGAAGAACTTCAAGAACGCGCTGATACTCGAGGGTCTGCCAATGACCCAGAGTATCTACGGTCTCATCACGCTGTTCCTCATCCTGCTCAGCGCTGGCATAATCGGCGGCGGCTTCAAGTTCGCCCAGGCAACCACCGACAACATCGTTAAGAGCGCCATCCTGCTCGGTGCCGGCCTTACCGTCGGTCTCACCGGCCTCTCGGCCATTCCGCAGGGTATCATCGCCGGCGCCAGCATCGGTGCCGTTGCAAAGAACCCGAAGACCTTCACCCAGGGTATCATCTTCGCCGCTATGGCCGAGACCATGGCCATCTTCGGTCTCGTCGGTGCGCTCATCATGATAGCCACTGGCGTTGGGCTCGGCGGTTGA
- a CDS encoding V-type ATP synthase subunit E, giving the protein MEGAELIIQEIHREAEQKIQYILSEAQREAEKLKEEARKRAQAQAEWILRKAKTQADIEKQRIIANAKLEVRRKKLAVQEELIGEVLSAMREKLAALPDDEYFETLVSLTKEAVEELGTEKIVLRSNERTLRLIESRIEEFSGRVGVEVSLGEPIECIGGVLVESPDGSVRVDNTFDARIERLESELRATVAKALFG; this is encoded by the coding sequence ATGGAGGGTGCAGAACTCATCATCCAGGAGATCCACAGGGAGGCGGAGCAGAAGATTCAGTACATACTCAGTGAGGCACAGCGCGAGGCGGAGAAGCTCAAGGAGGAAGCTAGGAAGAGGGCCCAGGCCCAGGCCGAGTGGATACTCAGGAAGGCAAAAACGCAGGCCGATATCGAGAAGCAGAGGATAATAGCGAACGCCAAGCTCGAGGTCAGGAGGAAAAAGCTCGCCGTTCAGGAAGAGCTCATAGGCGAGGTTCTTTCGGCGATGAGGGAGAAGCTGGCGGCCCTTCCGGACGACGAGTACTTTGAGACCCTCGTCAGCCTTACCAAAGAGGCCGTTGAAGAGCTCGGAACCGAGAAGATAGTCCTCCGCTCGAACGAGAGGACGCTCAGGCTCATCGAGTCCAGAATTGAGGAGTTCTCCGGCAGGGTGGGCGTTGAGGTTTCCCTGGGCGAGCCCATCGAGTGCATCGGTGGGGTCCTCGTTGAGAGCCCGGACGGCAGCGTTAGGGTGGACAACACCTTTGACGCGAGGATAGAGAGGCTTGAGAGCGAGCTTAGGGCTACCGTTGCCAAGGCCCTCTTCGGGTGA
- a CDS encoding V-type ATP synthase subunit C: MGAETVTAILDTTLGVVFTWLGWKTAKIIRKYTPYSYPNARINAMEAKLLTGQRFNELAESRTLQNFIVNLEDTDYKAHLSAVEEDPVEIERAFERALASTYLLMEEILPKRVSGFFRLLLEEWDVRNIASVVKAKVRGEPAVNYVVEIGTMVPKIKAMAEAKTMEEILVILEGTPYEEHYQRLLLGEIDVDQFETELYKVYYARLLEYAASRKEEERLILEEFVRTKIDIRNIVTLLRAKRAGLPGEAIRRHMIPGGSVKLDTALNVDDLSMALAELDSTKYGRVLRDERERIENDLTVVESVLWNHLLKRMEELTRFYPLSVATPLSYVLKKEREIKKLKAMAKLIADGFKPEKIKEIIGEELA, translated from the coding sequence ATGGGAGCCGAGACAGTAACGGCCATCCTCGACACGACCCTGGGCGTGGTCTTCACTTGGCTTGGCTGGAAAACGGCGAAGATAATCAGGAAGTACACCCCCTACTCCTACCCCAACGCGAGGATCAACGCCATGGAGGCCAAGCTGCTAACGGGACAGAGGTTCAACGAATTGGCGGAGAGCAGGACGCTCCAGAACTTCATCGTGAACCTTGAGGACACGGACTACAAGGCTCACCTTTCGGCAGTCGAAGAGGATCCCGTTGAAATCGAGAGGGCCTTCGAGAGGGCGCTCGCCTCGACGTACCTCCTGATGGAGGAGATCCTTCCGAAGAGGGTCAGTGGCTTCTTCAGGCTCCTCCTCGAGGAGTGGGACGTCAGGAACATAGCGAGCGTTGTCAAGGCAAAGGTCAGGGGAGAGCCGGCCGTCAACTACGTTGTCGAGATAGGAACGATGGTGCCGAAGATCAAGGCGATGGCAGAGGCCAAGACCATGGAGGAGATCCTCGTCATCCTCGAGGGAACGCCCTACGAAGAGCACTATCAGAGGCTTCTCCTCGGCGAAATAGACGTCGATCAGTTCGAAACCGAGCTCTACAAGGTCTACTACGCTCGACTCCTCGAGTACGCGGCCTCCAGAAAGGAGGAAGAGCGGTTGATCCTTGAGGAGTTCGTCAGGACGAAGATAGACATCAGGAACATCGTGACGCTGCTCAGGGCAAAGCGCGCCGGACTCCCGGGGGAGGCCATAAGGAGGCACATGATCCCCGGCGGCAGCGTGAAGCTCGACACCGCTCTGAACGTCGATGACCTCAGCATGGCCCTGGCGGAGCTCGATTCGACCAAGTACGGCAGGGTTCTCAGGGACGAGAGGGAGAGGATAGAGAACGACCTAACCGTCGTCGAGTCAGTGCTGTGGAACCACCTGCTGAAGCGCATGGAGGAGCTCACGAGGTTCTACCCCCTCAGCGTCGCAACTCCCCTTAGCTACGTCCTGAAGAAGGAGAGGGAGATAAAGAAGCTCAAGGCCATGGCCAAGCTGATAGCCGATGGCTTTAAACCCGAGAAGATCAAGGAAATAATCGGGGAGGAGTTGGCATGA
- a CDS encoding V-type ATP synthase subunit F: protein MKIAVIGDPDTALGFKLAGAHEVYSFGSSPLEVERANNKLRELVERDDIGIVLITETLAQRVEVPEVEFPIILQIPDKSGSRFGEAQLREIVRRAIGVELKR, encoded by the coding sequence ATGAAGATCGCGGTCATTGGAGACCCGGACACGGCCCTGGGCTTCAAGCTCGCCGGGGCCCACGAGGTTTATTCCTTCGGCTCCAGTCCCCTTGAGGTGGAGAGGGCCAACAACAAGCTGAGGGAGCTCGTTGAGAGGGACGATATTGGCATAGTGCTCATCACCGAGACCCTCGCCCAGAGGGTTGAGGTTCCAGAGGTGGAGTTTCCGATCATCCTTCAGATCCCGGACAAATCCGGTTCGAGGTTTGGAGAGGCCCAGCTCAGGGAGATAGTTAGAAGGGCCATAGGTGTTGAGCTCAAGAGGTGA